A stretch of DNA from Halobacillus litoralis:
GAAACAGAAAGAGCGGTATCGCCTTTGGAGAGATACGTCATAACATTGGAAGAAGTCCCTCCTGGACAACATCCCACAAGAATGACACCGACCGCTACTTCTGGTGAAACGGGAAGGATTGTGACTAATAGAAAAGCGAGAAGCGGCATAAGCGTAAACTGTGCTCCCACACCGATCGCTACATCTTTCGGTCGTTTGAAAACTTCATGGAAGTCTTGTTTAGACAGAGTCAATCCCATTCCAAACATGATAATCCCTAATAAGGGAACAATATATGGGGCGATCCATGTAAATCCTCCTGGGAGAAAAAAAGATAAGGCCGCAAAAAGAAGGACCCATATAGCGAAGGTGCTGCCCGCAAATTGACTTATTCTTTCTAATGTTTTCATTCAATTCAACTCCTTATGTAAAAAGATATTTTCTGATTATACGCTCTTTTCAGAAAAAACAAAGGATTAACGACCAGAAAAAAATGAAAAAAACATGAAATGAGCAAGGATTTGAGATTCCTTAAGATCATGCGTAAAATAAAAAGAAAAAAGTGAAACCTTTTAAGAACTTATTGCGTACATACAGGTACACAGGGTCACAGTTGAAGGAGAGGTGAAGATTTGGGTTTCTTTTCTAGATTGTTTTCGAAAAATGAGAAGCAGGCACCAGAAGTGAAAGAGCGAACACCATTGAATATCCAAGTCGGGGACATTGTCACATACGATCTTGTGGATTATGAAGTTGTTGGGAAAATTACGTATCGTGACGGAGGTTACGAGTGGTTCTCTTATCAGCTATTGGAAGGGAATCAAACAAAGTGGCTGGCAGCTGAAATGGATGATGAGCTGGAATTAGGGGTGTATGAGACGGTCAAACTCCCTGTATCCATGCCCTTCCCTGAGAAACTTGAGTATGAGGGCCAAACCTTCTTCAAAGATGAAGAAGGAGAAGCGCGGGTTACGGGAGAAGGAAGAAGTACGAACATTAATGGGCGTACCTCCCGATATGCGGAGTATATCTCAGAAGATGAAGAGACGTATTTAAGCCTTGAATCATGGGGCAGTGAAGTAGAAGTCAGTGTAGGGTATGACATAGAAGCCTATGAAATCAAAATCCTGGCAGGTTCAAAATAAGGAGGAAGAAAAATGTTTAAATTTTTTAATCGTGTAAAGACAGTCGTAGGTTCAGAGTTAAACGCTATGTTGGATAAAGCAGAAGACCCTGTGAAAATGCTTGATCAATTCATGCGTGATATGGAGAATGACATCCGTGAAGCTGAAAGTGCGGTAGCCAAGCAGATTGCTAACGAGAAAATGTTGAAACGAAAATACGATGACTCTCAGGCTCTTGTAGATAAGCGGATGCAGCAGGCAGAGAAAGCCATTGAAGCAGGAAATGAAGATTTGGCTCGTCGTGCCTTGGAAGATAAGAAGAACCATCAGGATCAGGCAGATCAATTCAAGGCTTCCTGGGAGCGTGCTCAACAGGATGCGAATAACCTTCGTCAAAAGCTCGATGAAATGAAGAAGGAATATCAGGAAATGAAATTGAAGAAAGATTCCTTGAAAGCACGTGCCGAATCTGCGAAAACACGTACTAAAATGAACCGTACCATGTCGAACATCGGCGGAGATCAGTCACGCCAAGGTTTTGAACGTATGGAAGAAAAAGTCATGCACTATGAAGCAGAAGCTGAAACGAGTGAGGATATGTCTTCACAATCCCGCTCCTTAGACGATGAATTTGAAGATTTGGATAACAAAGGCAGTGTAGACAGTGAATTGGAAGCGCTGAAGAAAAAGATGAACAAAGAGTAATCTCTGGTCTAACATTCGTGCCTGGCTTAGTGGTCAGGCACGGCTGTTTTATGGACTGGAAAATAACAAATTCCGAGTCGTGGATGGATTGCCTTACTATTGACATCCGGCTTTAGCGCTCAGTGTAACCTGAGCGATTGTTATGTGGAAGGAGGATGTGTGTTGAAAGATTATGCAGGGATCATAGTCGTAGGAATCATTGCCTTTTTCTTATTGTTCAATGTATTCGGTGGGAATGACCAAAGAGGGATGTCCGGTTCTTATACCGAAGATACATATGGAGAACTACCTTCAGAGCCTGATCGGTCAGAGATACTAAGTGGGTTAGAAAATTCAGAAACAAACGATATCGAATCGCTGATTCAGAATCATTTCCCCTTATTGGATACAGTCCGATCTGATCAGGGCATCTCTAGAATTTATATGACAAAAGAATTGTCGTTAACCGAGGTCTCAGATTCTTTGACCTCAGCTATTCCTCCTGAAGAAATAAGTGAAAGGCAGGAAAATAAGCAAGCTCTCATTTATCCTGATCATTTTGTGATCCTCCAGGAAAGTACGGAAGAACCTGGGGTCATTACAATTGAACTTGCATCAGATGATTTTGTGAGAAATCATTATTCTCCCGGTTTCTTTAGTGGGTTATTTTTAGGATCTATTCTTAACCGTTCTTTGGGATCTAATGACTGGTATGAGCGCCGAAGGGCCAATTGTCAGCAAACAGGGAACTGTTATGGTGGATATGGGATGTACGGGAATTATAATTCAGGTGGAACCACTTCTATGAGAGGGTCATCGAATCGTGGTGGAGGTCCTGGTACAGGAAAATAAAGGAGGTTATCATTATGGAACCATTTTTGGCTACGTTAGGTTATTTTGTAATGGCAATTGTGATTGTTGTAATTGGATTGGTTATCTTCGAATGGTTAACCAGGCAGTATAAGGATTGGGAAGAGGTAAAGCAAGGGAATCAGGCAGTGGCGATGTCAATTGCAGGAAAAATCATCGGCATATGTATTGTTCTGTCATTCGCAATCTATCATAGTTTCACTGTATGGGATACGTTGATTTGGGGAGCGTACGGGGTTGTACTTCAAATGATTGCCTACCTATTGTTTGAATTGTTCACACGCAAGTTTTCTGTAGAAACGAAATTAAAGGAAAATAATACAGCGGTCGGAATCATTACAATGGGTGTATCGATCGGTTTAGC
This window harbors:
- a CDS encoding PspA/IM30 family protein, translating into MFKFFNRVKTVVGSELNAMLDKAEDPVKMLDQFMRDMENDIREAESAVAKQIANEKMLKRKYDDSQALVDKRMQQAEKAIEAGNEDLARRALEDKKNHQDQADQFKASWERAQQDANNLRQKLDEMKKEYQEMKLKKDSLKARAESAKTRTKMNRTMSNIGGDQSRQGFERMEEKVMHYEAEAETSEDMSSQSRSLDDEFEDLDNKGSVDSELEALKKKMNKE
- a CDS encoding DUF350 domain-containing protein, producing the protein MEPFLATLGYFVMAIVIVVIGLVIFEWLTRQYKDWEEVKQGNQAVAMSIAGKIIGICIVLSFAIYHSFTVWDTLIWGAYGVVLQMIAYLLFELFTRKFSVETKLKENNTAVGIITMGVSIGLAFVIGASIT
- a CDS encoding DUF4247 domain-containing protein; the protein is MLKDYAGIIVVGIIAFFLLFNVFGGNDQRGMSGSYTEDTYGELPSEPDRSEILSGLENSETNDIESLIQNHFPLLDTVRSDQGISRIYMTKELSLTEVSDSLTSAIPPEEISERQENKQALIYPDHFVILQESTEEPGVITIELASDDFVRNHYSPGFFSGLFLGSILNRSLGSNDWYERRRANCQQTGNCYGGYGMYGNYNSGGTTSMRGSSNRGGGPGTGK
- a CDS encoding DUF4178 domain-containing protein gives rise to the protein MGFFSRLFSKNEKQAPEVKERTPLNIQVGDIVTYDLVDYEVVGKITYRDGGYEWFSYQLLEGNQTKWLAAEMDDELELGVYETVKLPVSMPFPEKLEYEGQTFFKDEEGEARVTGEGRSTNINGRTSRYAEYISEDEETYLSLESWGSEVEVSVGYDIEAYEIKILAGSK